From Pleurocapsa sp. PCC 7319:
TTATCCATGAGGAGTAAAAGTGTAGGTAAACAAGAACTGACTTCAGTACTTCTCGATTAAGCCATCAAAATTGATTGGTTGTGTGTGGTAAAAGGTAAAAGGTCTACGCAAGTTGAGGATTGTTCCTTTGCCCTTTAACCGAACCTTATAGATCAATTAGCACTCGTTAAACGAGAAATATTGGAACCGACTTTATATCTCTGCCAGTTAAAGTATGATATATGAGCGAGAAGGGATTTGAACCCCTGACCTTTTGGTTCGTAGCCAAATGCTCTAATCCACTGAGCTACTCGCCCCTAGCTAAGTGAGCCGCGATTAATGGACTCTACCCAACAGCTTCTAATAGTAGCAGAACTTTGTACAACAATGCAAGAAAAAGATAATTCCCATTTACTTTCTCATCTTAACGACCGCGGAGAAGCTCAAATGGTCGATGTTTCAGCTAAAAAAATAACTCCTCGCCAAGCGATCGCCGTGGGCAAAATTAGAATGTCTCAGTCAACTTTAGCAACTATCCAAGCTGGAAATGCACCGAAAGGGGATGTTTTGGGTACGGCAAAAATTGCGGGAATCATGGCAGCTAAACAGACAGCTAATCTAATTCCTCTCTGTCATCCACTGCCACTCCACAAAATTGAGGTAGAAATTATTCCAGATTCACAGTTACCTGGGTATAAAATTAAGGCTACCGTAGGCACCAAGGCGGAAACAGGAGTAGAAATGGAAGCTCTTA
This genomic window contains:
- the moaC gene encoding cyclic pyranopterin monophosphate synthase MoaC; protein product: MQEKDNSHLLSHLNDRGEAQMVDVSAKKITPRQAIAVGKIRMSQSTLATIQAGNAPKGDVLGTAKIAGIMAAKQTANLIPLCHPLPLHKIEVEIIPDSQLPGYKIKATVGTKAETGVEMEALTAVSVTALTLYDMAKALEKSMQILDIRLLSKTGGKSGDYSAVAKSS